GCTCGTGCAGCGCGGCCAGCTCGGCCTGGACGTGCCGGCCGCGCGCTACCTGCCCGAGCTTCCCCCGGCCTGGCGCGCCATTACGGTGCGCCAGGTCCTGGCGCACGCGAGCGGCATCGGGGACAAGGTCGGCCAGCCGGCCACCTGGGAGGAGGCAATCGCGGGCTACGCGGGCGCGCCGCTCACCTTCGCCCCGGGCACGCGCACCGACTACACCAACTTCAACTACGCGGTGGTCGGCAGGCTGGTGGAGTCGGCCAGCGGCCGGCCCTTCGTCACCTTCATGCGCGAGGACGTCTGGCGTCCCGTGGGCATGGTGGACACGGGCTACCCGGCCACCGCGCGAAACCTCGCCACCGGCCACGAGCGGAAGAAGGGCGGCTGGCGGGAGATGCTCCCCGAGCCCCAGGGCTCCTACGGCGTGCCCTCCGGGTTCCTCTCCACGACGCTGGACGACCTGGTGCGGTTGCACGCAGCCCTCGAGCGCAACGTCGCGCTCGACGCTGCCACGCGCGAGGAGATGCTCACGCCCTACCCGGCGGGGAAGAAGCGCGGCGCTGGCATGGTGCTCGGTTGGAGCGCGAGCCGCGTGGGTGGGCGCAACGGTGCGCTCGTCGTCAGCAAGAACGGCGCGGCGGATGGATTCTCCAGCCTCTTCACCTGGCTGCCCGGCCGCGGCGACGCGGTCATCGTGGTGGTCAACCGCAAGGGCGAGGGCGTGGAGACGGCGCGCATCGTGGCGAGGCTGGCCGAGGCGGCCTTCGGGCTCGAGCTGCGCGCGCTGGAGAAGGAGGGCTGAGGCCCGGCTCCCGCGCTCACGGCCACGCAGTTGCCGTGCGGCGGCTTGCCGCAGGCGTCACCCCGCTTTCCGCATCCGTTCCAGCCCGTCGAGCAGGATGTCGAGCCCCAGTTCGAGGTGCTGCACGCCGTCGTGCCTGCCGGCGACGACCTCCTGCGACATCCCGTTGAGGTACGGAAAGCGCTCTGGCGGAATCATGGGCAGGAACTTCGACGCGGCGGCGGCGTACTGGTCGGGGTCCAGCGGGAAGTTCAGCCGCTGCAGCGTGAACCCGTAGATGTATGCGTCCAGCGCGTTCCACGCGTAGTCAGCCTGGGGGTACGTGAAGCCCCCTGCTCGCAGACAGCCGATGGTGGCGTCGACGTAACGCAGCATGTTCGGCCCGATGTTGAGCCGCGACACGAATAGCAGGGTCGCCCACGGATGCCGCATGAGGACGCCGTGCGCGGACTGTGCTCGCTCGCGCATCGCTGCCTTCCAGTCGCCGCCCGGCCGGGGGACGGCAATCTCAC
This is a stretch of genomic DNA from Pyxidicoccus trucidator. It encodes these proteins:
- a CDS encoding serine hydrolase domain-containing protein; translated protein: MRVPALLVASLVLVPLHPHAAPAPARRAADGAPGSAAQRVEPTVALDRKLERRVDAILDEEMQRQELPGAIVAVVRGGTVVVKKGYGEKRRGGGERPDSATVFHIGSFSKALAAVGALTLVQRGQLGLDVPAARYLPELPPAWRAITVRQVLAHASGIGDKVGQPATWEEAIAGYAGAPLTFAPGTRTDYTNFNYAVVGRLVESASGRPFVTFMREDVWRPVGMVDTGYPATARNLATGHERKKGGWREMLPEPQGSYGVPSGFLSTTLDDLVRLHAALERNVALDAATREEMLTPYPAGKKRGAGMVLGWSASRVGGRNGALVVSKNGAADGFSSLFTWLPGRGDAVIVVVNRKGEGVETARIVARLAEAAFGLELRALEKEG
- a CDS encoding TetR/AcrR family transcriptional regulator, whose product is MATKKRAGRTPLTPARVLETALKLADKKGLDWLSMRNLAQALKVEAMSLYNHVPSKEHILDGIVDLVAGEIAVPRPGGDWKAAMRERAQSAHGVLMRHPWATLLFVSRLNIGPNMLRYVDATIGCLRAGGFTYPQADYAWNALDAYIYGFTLQRLNFPLDPDQYAAAASKFLPMIPPERFPYLNGMSQEVVAGRHDGVQHLELGLDILLDGLERMRKAG